The Juglans regia cultivar Chandler chromosome 1, Walnut 2.0, whole genome shotgun sequence nucleotide sequence gtacataaaaaatttagatagacTGAATTAGAAGGAAGATAACAAACAATTCTTGCCTGCGTAGGCAAGCTGTTAGATATGGAGCAACTCTTTCCATCTCTCCATGGCAAGCTATTGAAATAGACAAGGTTTGGGTCTAATGGAAATAACCCAGAACCTGTCCACCCACATTCCTTTTAATAGCATCTTCATGATCCAAAACACCATCTGGTGTTGTGATTACAACATAACCCCACCGAACgtagagagagcgagagagaggtaattatgagatgagtttgaaGAAAGTAACGTTCATCCTTTGGAAAACAAGATCCTATAAACAAAGTATATTGAAAAGCCCTTCTTCCCCAAGCCTTTTCCATGATATAAGGGCTAATGAGAGATTCTCGACTATCGATGTTAACAAACCTGATGTGTTGGAAGCATTCGCACTCTGTACCCTTCGATATCCCTTGCCTTGATATCCTGCCTGTAAGTGAGTGCCCGACAATCATTAATCATGCCTTGCAGTTCAACTGTTATCCTCCCCACCCTATGTGGATCATAGACCTGAAAATTCTTGATGTACCCTGAAGTATACCAAACCTGCCTTTCAAAACTTGAAAGAGAGAAACAAGTAGAATACGTTGTCCTTGCTCCAGCAAAATCATAGAAAATGCTCATCTAGAGCAGCAGCTCCAAACCAAGTGAGTTGCAGAGCTTTCTTGTTTAGAAAACGATGGTTCAAATTAACTTCCGAAGTGTCTTTCCCTAGGCATGTAAGTGACAGAACTATTAGCAAATGCCTGGCCTTGTCTAAGCAGCTAAAGATGTTTAACCGATACGACCAATAGAGGTTTGTgcataaagaaaattttatgcaGAAATAATCCTTCTGGGGCCCTTAGAACAAACAAATATCTACAAGTTACCAAAGGAAAATCTTAAAACATATGACAacttttcacttaaaaataacaaatgttAAAACATATGAAGAAAATCACCCACCTTCATTTATGATAGCCAATTAAAAATCTTGACATTTAAAGAGAACCCTTTTCAtcctatctttttatttttatgctcaCAGTGATGCCCATTTGTCCAGCATGACGAGAAGCATAAACTCTGAAATAGAACCGTCCTCCCTGatataagattaaattttttttttataagaaaaaggaaggagtaCCTGATATAAGATTAATAACAAGTCCATAGAAAACACAACACCCAATCCTTACATAAATGGCTCCAGGAACTGCAAGAACAGTTCcgcaaaaaagaaagagcaaaAGACTGTTAAATGTAATAGCAATAGACTTCAAATTCTACACACTGAAAAGGGATCCCTCAAATATCCTCTaaaattcatattcaaaagtgtgcgcgtgtgtgtgtgtaattcCTCGACGGCCAAATTTACATTACCATAAGGGAATTCCCATTCGACCTCATACAAAGAAAAATACCAGaggaaaaagcaaaagaaaaagcgCTGAAGTCGCATAGATAAACCCATGAAACCCCGacaattttcctcaaattaGAGAATTGAAAACGAATTGCAAACCCAATGATCCACAAGAATAAAACTATTGACTATatgaaaatagataaaaattcaGATCGTGCAATCAAAAAGAGCAAAACCATAATAGCTTTTACCTCGATCTTTCGTGATCTTTAGAAAAGAAGACATGACAGTGGATATGGGCTTCAACTCCACCGTTGCTTTTCCTCTCCGCTCCGCATTCACCATCGCTCTTAACGCTTCGTTCAGTATCCTCCTCCCCATCGATCCCTCCGTGCGTGAATCCTGAAGTCTCCCCCCCACCCTCCCCAAGGCCACAGCTCCACTGGCGGCGGCGGTGAAATTGAACTTACAGTGGTATTTTGGGTATATATGTGAAAATCAGGGACAGTTTTTAAAAAGTTCTAGCCATTACACACAGCACGCGCATTTAGAAGAGCGTGTAAACACGGTGGTTAATTCTCTAATTTATTAGATACCGAAGATTCAAATGCCACGCCCTTTCAACTCCAAACTCCGAAAGGCTCGCTCTCTTTCTACATGGAAGAGCTGCCACCGCCTCTGATTGTCGAAATCCTGGGTCGACTGGCCGACTCGGCCGAGCTCGCTAGGTGCCGGCTCGTCTCGAAAAACCTCAACGCGCTCTCCTACGAGGTCGCCTCCGTCCACCTGATCTGCACCTTGTCGCGCTACCTAAAGTCTCGTGCACCCGAGACGAAGCACTTGGTCACGCCATTCAAGGCCGTTTTCAGCACCCTGGCTCGCAACTCTCGGACCCTCGAATCCGTCTCGATTGGCGTGGACAAGTCTCTCGGAAGCATATCGTATGACGACGTCGAGGACGAGTCCGACGACCTTTACCTCACCGATGTGAGCTTCGTGAGGGAGTGGTTGCCGGAGATCGGCGGAGGACTGAAATCGTTATCTTTGTCGGACTTTTGGGTTCAGTCTTGCTGGAGAAAGTCGGAGGTTCTGTCACTGATTTCATCATGCTGTGAGTTCCGTGTACACGTTCTATGTCTACgagtttttcctctttctttttcctgggTAAAAGTACCTATGAAATCTTCCTTTACTTGTTAATAAGAGGAGCTTATAGCTTTATATTATTAGGGCAGTGTATGAAACACGTTGCGCTATattgatatttacatatttagcATAAGATTCCTGTTGGTAATTTTTGTatggttttttgtttgttctgtggattagaaagaaattaatgaCCTAAGTCAATTCTTTCACTGTAATATCGAGAGAAATGAGTTTTCACTTGTTATGTGAATGCATTCGAATGAATAATAAGATTGTAAATGTCACCGTTACATGACCTTCAATTGCTTTATGAGTCTGCACTATACCACATTgacgaaaaaaaaattctgaaacaagACGTTATATATCTCACCTTGTAAAAAGATTTGTGAGTTACAAATAGAAGTTTAAGTCAAAAGATGTCAGagaaataatgaacaataactTTACGAAATatgattactttttatttatgtaCACAACAACAGTATAAAATTTGCATGATCCTGCTGAATATCATGTATGCATTGGATATAATATCAAGCATGCCCCATCTAGAATTGTATGCTCGTGGACTTGTGTTTGCAAGGAAGATGTTGATGCTGAGAGATATGAGTTTCGAATATGACTGTACGAGTTCATTTTCCatctattatttaatttcatgaATACCTGAGCTTCAGTTTTACATTTACTTAATCATGCTGCATGTGatcttatatacatatatatatatatatatcaaaggtGATCAAATGGCATTAATGTTTGTATTTGCATGTGTAGGTCATACTCTTCTCGAACTAAAGGTAAAGAATGCTTGGCTGTCAGTGGATGGCCTGGATCCAATGCCTACGCTCACAAGCTTGACACTTGAGTTCATAAGACTGGATGATGAAGACCTAAACAAGGTTAACAATTGCTTCCCCTCTCTGGAAACTCTGAATTTGATAGGTGTGGGAGGACTTAAGGAGCCAAAGATTCATCTTCTGCACCTTAAGACCTGTCATTGGACAGTGTCAAATGCTCCACTTTCTCTAGCTATATTGGCACCCAACCTTGTCAATCTCACACTGAAGTGTATTAAACCACAGTCTCTTGTCCTTGAAACCCCTTCGTTATCTGATTTCCACCTTTCCCTTGAGGAAGCAAATGAATTCGAAGTAAAAGACCTTCATCATTTGAAAACCCTTCAGCTTCAGTCTGTGAATCTTTATAGTCTCATTTGCATGTTCACATGGGGTAGAACTGTCAAGAAGCTCACACTAGATTCATTGCAATTGAAAATGACTGGATTTAGCCTTGATACACTGTTTGATGTTTTCCCAAATTTGAGCTATCTTAATTTGGGCGCTGGAGGTTGGACAGAGGCACTTTCTAGTTTTGGCTCAGGAGGTTTGGAAGGTAGAATTGGGATGAATGGTTTGAAGGAAATTGTTGCATATTTGATTACAGTGTATGATATTGAGCTTACACTTCGattcattttctctattttggaTAAATGCACCAACTTGTCGGCCATGGTGTTAATGATCTACCATCAAGTTGGTTTTCTCACTGCTTGCAACCTTATCAGGAGGTGTAGAGCTGCTTGTCCTGGAGTTAGATGGAAATGGGGAGTGTGGAAAGAAGGAATGGCAGACGTTTGGGTTTCTGATGGCATCTAATTTGATAAGTGCAGTTGTCTAAAATTTGTTTTGTTGACTGGCTCTAGGAGACATGTGATGGAAGTATTCAAGTGTTACTCCGAGCAAAAATTCGTGACATTTGGTTAGAACATGCTTGGAGGAGGCTGCAAGGACCAACCATGTGATCATCTTCAAACGCCCATCATGAATGTAACCAAAAAGCTAGTTTCTTGTTATGCTTCAGTGTCAATGCCTGTATTTGAAGTTCTCATTCTTAACCCtcaaaaaacagaaactttttaTCTTTGTGAATATGTTTTTGCATTTAGACTTCAAATATATTTCATGTGCAAGAATAAATGTTTACATTTCAATGATCCTATGGATGACTATAGCCTCTATTTATGAAGCATGTTCTCTTCTCAATTTGCTTGGATAAAAAATGAGATCTTAACTGCTGGGATCGGGTATACCACGACATATACATGATGCTAGCTGAGAGGATGTATATTTTATGCAACAGATCAAGTGACAGATCACTTCAATAAACTGGACTTAAAAATAAAGGCTAAGTAAGCATGACATTTGTACTTGAGTTGGTGCATTTGTTTTCAATATGGGGGATGGGGGCGTTCCAAGAATCAAACTCGAGACGTCTGGCACCcactaaggccttgtttggttatataaaatatagtatctcatatcatctaatcattacaatttttttaaacttcaacacaaaacataataaacaattcaattctttcaaatttcaaaataaaaattatatttaaaaattatattctaacaatattttatttaactttcatcttatctcacatgtgtaaccaaatgagaccTAAATCTAGTGCAAACTTTAGCCAtcaataaacttaattttgTCATAAATGGATCTAAGTAAATTCAAACAAGTATGGTCATAGATGAACCAGCCTCTTTGATAGCTTGTTTGATACTCATCTtattaaactcgaatcgaattTGATTCATGAAGAAAAAAGCTCGCTTGTAAAAATAGATATCCACTCAATTGGAAAATAACACATACTTGACTAAACTCTACTCAACTCggttaaggccttgtttgttttgagaaaacatctcatctcatctcattattacaatttttttaactttcaatataaaataaaataaacaattcaactatttcaaattttaaaataaaaataatattaaaaaatataattttttaattttaatctcatctcatctttaaaaataaacgagctCTAAGGTTATCTAAGCATTTCCATCCATTTCCTCGTATGCGGTCCTTGgttaaattataggaaaaaaatatgaaaatggaagaaaaatggGCGACAGCCGGGTGGGCCTACGTAGACAAGCGGctttttttttgcatgtgcAATGCCAATGCGGAATAATCTTCTCCTGTTTGTATAAAAAACCCATCCCCGATTCCTTCACGGTTCGTACAGTATTATTTTCCCGCCTCTCTTCCTCCCATTTCCCGCTCTGGAAAACCCTAAGCTCCCAAAAATGGGCCAGAAGCAGCAACCCACCGCCGATCCCATCGCCGAGCCCAAGAAACGAAGGCGCGTCGGCTTCTCCAACATCGGTGAGTCATCTCAGTTCCCATTTTCGTTCTTCCGGAGCTTCTTCACGGGCCTTCATTTACGTGGTTTTGTTTCCATTCTTTGTTTTCGGAAgcaatttcatcattttagCTTATTTCCACTgtttcttttgtgttttttcttagCAGATGCTGGAGTTGAGGCTAAGGAGTGCATTAAAATTTACCTGGGTAAGATTGAATTATGGGTGTTAATTAAGAGTACTAGATTGATTTTGGTTTAACATTTATAGTAATgcaatattagaatttttttcgtTGATATTATATCCTGGTTGCATAaggagttaaaaaaaaacatgttcgGTTCTTATCGTGgtttgtataaaaaaactcGGGTATATAGAAGTAGAACTTAGCCCAAAAAAAAAGTTGGCTTTGGGGGTTAAATGCTCATGGGCATTGtttttttaggtttttcttAGTGAGATAATGTGGGACAATTAAAATGGTATGGATTTTGAAGATTAtgttctttcatttatttttccctttattttggGTTGATGATTAATGTCCTCAATAGAGTCAACAGCAAAATCATGCCGAATAACATTAacttgattaatattatttttttttggactgTTAAGTTAATGTTATCAAGGATTGAAAGCTACAATTTTATTAGCTGAGGTTCTTTGGGAATTAATGTGGTTTCTTGAGAACTTGGAATCTGATCTTGTTGAGTCCATCCTGCTCTGTGGAAGTGAGATATAAAGAGTCAGTTGGTGAAATGTCCGTCTGGGGATAAATAATACATCCCTTCTATGGGCTTCGACTATTGTATTCGATGGAACTAGTGTTCATGGTTTCCTTGTATATTTTTCtagttccattttttttttttttaatgtcgggaacctctccaaggtagGGCCTTTCAGATCCACCcttgcagagtaaaccccggtgTGCACCGCACCCTCAGAAGTTTCCTTACACGTAACTGGTTAAATTGCTGGCTTTTCAGCAGagggtgtggccccaaaggattttttgcacccatgaggtgttgaatgTTGGACCTTAAAGGAAGTTAtacaccaagaccaaggccttaaCCACTTGGGCCAGCCCCTTGGGGTTAGTTCCTAAattgtaactaggtgttctcGTTTGTATACTTCCTCAATACTTGGGTTACACCTATTTACTGGagtaaataaaatctcattcttactcatcaaaacaaatatcatatCCCTATTATTTGTAATACCTTATATTGTTATCTTTAGGAATTTTCTCTGGGTTAGTTGCTTAgtctaaaaaaaattggtaatCTAAAACCTGTTAATGCTTGTGTTAACATGGTCAATTTGCAAGCAATTGATGCTTGTGCACATAAGCATGTGTATTTGTGCATGTTCAATAATCTTAATATACTCTGATATTTTGTGGAGCGAATCAAGGTTAGATCCACTTCTTGAGGGCACTTTTTTAATGCTTTGAGGTTATTTCTTATTTAAGTGTTGGTTCCGGTGAGAAATTTTTCTTATGATAGGAAAGGGCTTTACAATTCCAGCTCTTGATGGAGAGCCTTGCTAGCATATTTGGGTTCAAGGCATCCTCTCTGCCTATGAAATACCTTGCCTCCCTTGGGAAGCCTCTTTCAAGCCCAAGTCTATTTGGGATGGTGTGGTTGAAAAGATGGAGCGCGAATTGACTAACTAGAAAAGGATGTATTTGTCTTAAGGTGGAAAGGAAATTATGTAGCTCATACGTTTTACATAATTTCCTTGTATTTACTTCTTTTAATTAGGCGTTTTCTTTTGTACACATACCgtgtatttgggctatgcatcttgtttttatttataaaaatctcgATTacttgttaaaagaaaaaaaaactgtagGGCAGAGAAATACCATCCTGGCATGGTTAATGCTCTTATGATAACAATCTTGATATTGCATCACCCTTGATTCTTTACAAGTCAAGCTTCCAATTCGTCCTTGTAAGTTATCACATAAGCAGCTCGAGATCAGATGTTTTGTCTATTTCctctctaatttattttttttctttcattacaTGTTATCTTTCTTGATTGGTTTGAACTTCATGTCTTCTTGCTGATATAATTGATTGTTTGTGTCATAGTTTCAAGAAAAGAGGAGGTGGATTCTGCAGACAGTTTCTGCATCGACCCTATTGACTTGAGCAGCTTTTTTGATGAAGATGGGAAGATATATGGTTACCAAGGTTTAAAggtaattaaaattttgtaattgtgGCATATTGAAGCTTGCTGGTGAAAGATGAATGGTGTCAAACCaatgttttcctttttaagtaTATAAGTAGAATGGTAAGTTCTCTACAAGGGCCCTTTCATTAATGCAtcttttaatgcattttatGCAGATTACCATCTGGGTTAGCTGCGTATCATTCCATGCATATGCCGACATTACATTTCAGAGCACAGCTGATGTAAGTATCCATGTCTGCTAGAACTGTTTTTGGATAAGCAAGAAAAGTATATTCGTATAGAAACAATATCTTTTACTTGAAGAATCGAAACTACTTTACTCTTTATCTGCATTTAATAATTGGTCTTGTTTATTGTAAGGGAGGAAAAGGTATCACAGATCTGAAAGCTGCTCTTCAGGTATACATTAATTGTCTGCTGTGAATTATCGCTTCTCCTCATTGTTCCCATAGATCTGCTGATCAGTTGGTCATTTTCTACAGAGAATTTTCGCCGAGACTATTATTGAGAATAAAGATGACTTTCTTCTGACTTTTTCAACAGAGACTAATCTTATTAGGTACCATTTCATGTTGCAAATTATATgttcagtcttttttttttgcatgcaGTGTTTGGTTTTGGTTCCTTGTACTTTTATTTCCATCTTTTAATCTTTCACAGATCTATTATCTCAAGTGGGGAGATATTGAAGCACAAAGCCTCAAATGGGCACATCAACAATTCTAACAGTCATTTGGAAGCAGCTAACTCAGATGTTGAGGTTCTTTTTGTATATCTTTGTGATTCATTCTCATGAACAAAATATAGTTGCTTGTCTTGAAGTCTGTAATCACAGCCACTGAATGTGGTTTTTTGTCGATAATGGTGGTTGATACCTTATTGTTTCAATACCAAGATTTCCCAATGTCCAAATTATATGGCCTAAACCATTAAGAGGTGACCATTATATTAGTAAAGCACTAGATTTGCTTAAATGTTCAAATTATATGGCCTAAACCATTAAGAGGTGACCATTATATTAGTAAAGCACTAGATTTGCTTCTGTGGTAAGCAAAGCTTCTCTTCTGCAATACTtcttttttcagaaaatttttgCATTCCCTGGTTTGTGTTTTGTCAGTTGGTTACTGTGCAGAGTTTCCAAAATGTTAGGTTATGCGCTGCCATCCCATAAAGACATTTAAAATACTTACAGTTTCTATTTCCAGTTCCCTCCAATGATTGTGGCTTCAATTTTTTCcttgttgattttctttatACTTTTTTTGGGTTTGGTGGGGGGATGCCAATATTGACAGTTTACCTCAATAATGTAGatgcttttgtttttggatGATATATATACTAGGGATGAAAACCGATGTCATTGGTGCGGTTTCAGTCCAAAACCAACGCCACACCGACGGATTTTTCAAAGGTTTAGAACC carries:
- the LOC109010002 gene encoding 40S ribosomal protein S15a-5-like; this translates as MVNAERRGKATVELKPISTVMSSFLKITKDRVPGAIYGGRFYFRVYASRHAGQMGITVWYTSGYIKNFQVYDPHRVGRITVELQGMINDCRALTYRQDIKARDIEGYRVRMLPTHQVYELARGSSAPILQPESSEFKLGKG
- the LOC109010021 gene encoding F-box/LRR-repeat protein At4g29420 produces the protein MEELPPPLIVEILGRLADSAELARCRLVSKNLNALSYEVASVHLICTLSRYLKSRAPETKHLVTPFKAVFSTLARNSRTLESVSIGVDKSLGSISYDDVEDESDDLYLTDVSFVREWLPEIGGGLKSLSLSDFWVQSCWRKSEVLSLISSCCHTLLELKVKNAWLSVDGLDPMPTLTSLTLEFIRLDDEDLNKVNNCFPSLETLNLIGVGGLKEPKIHLLHLKTCHWTVSNAPLSLAILAPNLVNLTLKCIKPQSLVLETPSLSDFHLSLEEANEFEVKDLHHLKTLQLQSVNLYSLICMFTWGRTVKKLTLDSLQLKMTGFSLDTLFDVFPNLSYLNLGAGGWTEALSSFGSGGLEGRIGMNGLKEIVAYLITVYDIELTLRFIFSILDKCTNLSAMVLMIYHQVGFLTACNLIRRCRAACPGVRWKWGVWKEGMADVWVSDGI